The sequence ATAATGCTACAGTTGGCATTCCTTAGTTCCTCCTCTCTTTACGATTATTTTGCAGCCTTATGAGCTGATTTAATTTGGATAAGTGATTTTTTAGCTCCAGGTACGTTTCCTTTGATAAGAACCACATTCTTTTCAACATCTACTTTTACGATTTCTAGATTTTGAATAGTAACGCGATCTCCACCCATACGACCAGCTAATTTTTTATTTTTAAATACGCGGTTTGGTGCTACTGGACCCATTGACCCAGGACGACGGTGATAACGAGAACCATGAGACATTGGTCCGCGGCTTTGGCCGTGACGTTTAATTGCCCCTTGGAAACCTTTACCTTTAGTTGTTCCTGTAACATCAACAATGTCTCCTGCTTGGAAAACATCCACCTTAACTTCTTTACCTACTTCATATTCTCCTAGCTCAACATTTTTGATTTCTTTAATGAAGCGCTTAGGAGTCGTATTTGCTTTCGCAACATGACCTTTCGCAGGTTTGTTCGCTAATACTTCACGTTTGTCTTGGTATCCAAGTTGAACTGCTTCGTAACCGTCTGCTTCGACAGTTTTGACTTGTAAAACTACATTAGGGGTAGCTTCAACAACAGTAACTGGGATTAATTCACCATTTTCAGTAAAGATTTGCGTCATTCCTACTTTTTTACCTAAGATTCCTTTGGTCATGAGTACACCTCCATCATCTTGATTTTATAGTTTAATTTCAATATTCACACCACTTGGTAAGTCAAGCTTCATCAAAGCATCAACTGTTTTTGGTGTTGGATTCACAATGTCAATTAGACGTTTGTGAGTTCGCATTTCGAATTGTTCGCGTGAATCTTTGTATTTGTGCGTTGCACGAATCACAGTATAAACTGAGCGTTCAGTTGGTAATGGAATTGGACCTGATACATCAGCACCAGTTCTTTTTGCTGTTTCCACAATTTTGTCCGCTGATTGATCTAAAATACGATGTTCATACGCTTTTAAACGGATACGAATTTTTTGTTTTGCCATGTTATTCCCTCCTTCGTCTGTTTTAAAACTAGACATAGCTCCGCGGAAATCTCCGACCCGCTCGTCCGTGGCAATGCGCCCGGGCGTGTCGCAACCTCCCGTTTCACAGCCTAAAACCCTTTAGTAAAGGATTCCTGTGCCTTTCTTAATTACTTAAGTCAGCACCTTTAAAAGTATACTAAAAAAAACCTTTAATAGCAAGGTTTTTTATGACTTTTTTTTATTTTTCTACTCTCTCTTTATAGAAACACTTTAAAAAGTAGCTTCAATTCTTTTGTGTTTGAATTCTTTGCAAATAAAAAAAGAGTGTATTCACTCGAATACACTCTTTCTATTATGACCCGTACGGGAATCGAACCCGTGATACCGCCGTGAAAGGGCGGTGTCTTAACCGCTTGACCAACGGGCCCTTAAAATAAATATAAAACGGAGAAGGAGGGATTTGAACCCTCGCGCCGGTTTCCCGACCTACACCCTTAGCAGGGGCGCCTCTTCAGCCACTTGAGTACTTCCCCAGTATCATAATGGATGGGCCTAAATGGACTCGAACCATCGACCTCACGCTTATCAGGCGTGCGCTCTAACCAGCTGAGCTATAGGCCCGTATTAAAAATATGATACTAAAGCGGGTGACGAGAATCGAACTCGCGACAACAGCTTGGAAGGCTGTGGTTTTACCACTAAACTACACCCGCATATTTAAAATGGCGCGGGACAGAATCGAACTGCCGACACATGGAGCTTCAATCCATTGCTCTACCAACTGAGCTACCGAGCCAAACGGTCTGGACGGGACTCGAACCCGCGACCTCCTGCGTGACAGGCAGGCATTCTAACCAGCTGAACTACCAAACCATAAACCGTTTTTATTATACTGTCACTTCTACTACTTTTCAAGTAGTAATTGCGGGGGCAGGATTTGAACCTACGACCTTCGGGTTATGAGCCCGACGAGCTACCTGACTGCTCCACCCCGCGATAATTGATCAAAAAGAAAAATAATTTTTTTCATCATAAAATGCTGTGTTCCTTTATATTACCTTCTAGAAGAATAACACTTAAGGTTTCAGCTAAGGAGGATAAGGGATTCGAACCCTTGCGTGCTTTTACACACCTGACGGTTTTCAAGACCGTTCCCTTCAGCCGGACTTGGGTAATCCTCC comes from Vagococcus entomophilus and encodes:
- the rplC gene encoding 50S ribosomal protein L3, whose protein sequence is MTKGILGKKVGMTQIFTENGELIPVTVVEATPNVVLQVKTVEADGYEAVQLGYQDKREVLANKPAKGHVAKANTTPKRFIKEIKNVELGEYEVGKEVKVDVFQAGDIVDVTGTTKGKGFQGAIKRHGQSRGPMSHGSRYHRRPGSMGPVAPNRVFKNKKLAGRMGGDRVTIQNLEIVKVDVEKNVVLIKGNVPGAKKSLIQIKSAHKAAK
- the rpsJ gene encoding 30S ribosomal protein S10; this encodes MAKQKIRIRLKAYEHRILDQSADKIVETAKRTGADVSGPIPLPTERSVYTVIRATHKYKDSREQFEMRTHKRLIDIVNPTPKTVDALMKLDLPSGVNIEIKL